The following are encoded together in the Bradyrhizobium algeriense genome:
- a CDS encoding MFS transporter, with amino-acid sequence MNSEHSTKPVAASGSFAALKSAPYRAQFMAYVLAMMADNIEHVISYWVVFQKFHSPALAGFAVLSHWLPFLLFSVAVGSLADRFDPRRIIQCGMLLFIVASAGWGFFFITDTLEMWHAMLLLVIHGCAGVLWQTPNQLLLYDIVGPANLPSAVRLNATARYLGILVGPAVGGVIMLALGPSDGIIFNTLFYLPMLLWLFWAPTKAKDAAPRRIPVRGLADIMQTIRDIGTQRVLTSMTLLAGLTSFMIGNAYHAQMPGFAGDLGHGDPGVSYSVLLAADAAGALLAGVALEAWGRLKPDPRTAIVLAILWSLSLLAFASVGIYTLAIALLFAAGFFELSFNTMAQALVQINAPADIRGRVVGLFNMAGLGMRAFSGITVGLAGAAIGIHWSLGVSAAVLLASLFVLYRRAAKSGSSSN; translated from the coding sequence TTGAACTCCGAACATTCGACGAAACCCGTGGCGGCTTCCGGCTCGTTCGCGGCCTTGAAGTCCGCGCCCTATCGCGCCCAGTTCATGGCCTATGTGCTGGCCATGATGGCCGACAATATCGAGCACGTGATCAGCTATTGGGTGGTCTTTCAGAAATTCCATTCCCCCGCGCTGGCCGGCTTCGCGGTGCTGTCGCACTGGCTTCCGTTCCTGCTGTTTTCGGTCGCCGTAGGCTCGCTGGCGGACCGGTTCGATCCGCGCCGTATCATCCAGTGCGGGATGCTGCTCTTCATCGTGGCCTCGGCAGGATGGGGATTTTTCTTCATCACCGACACGCTTGAGATGTGGCACGCGATGCTGCTGCTCGTCATCCATGGCTGCGCCGGCGTGCTGTGGCAGACGCCGAACCAGTTGCTGCTCTACGACATCGTGGGTCCGGCCAATCTGCCGAGCGCGGTGCGGCTGAACGCGACGGCGCGCTATCTCGGCATCCTGGTCGGTCCGGCCGTGGGCGGCGTCATCATGCTGGCGCTCGGCCCATCCGACGGCATCATTTTCAACACGCTGTTCTATCTGCCGATGCTGCTCTGGCTGTTCTGGGCGCCCACGAAGGCCAAGGACGCCGCACCCCGACGCATCCCCGTCCGCGGCCTTGCCGACATCATGCAGACCATCCGCGACATCGGCACGCAGCGGGTCCTGACCTCGATGACGCTGCTCGCCGGGCTGACTTCCTTCATGATCGGCAACGCCTACCATGCCCAGATGCCGGGCTTTGCCGGCGATCTCGGGCATGGCGACCCCGGCGTATCCTACAGCGTGCTGCTGGCCGCCGACGCCGCCGGCGCGCTGCTTGCGGGCGTCGCCCTCGAAGCGTGGGGACGGCTGAAGCCTGATCCCCGGACAGCCATCGTGCTCGCCATTCTGTGGAGCCTGTCCCTGCTCGCCTTCGCGTCCGTCGGGATTTACACGCTTGCGATCGCATTGCTGTTCGCCGCCGGTTTCTTCGAGCTGTCGTTCAACACGATGGCGCAGGCGCTGGTGCAGATAAATGCCCCCGCCGACATCCGCGGCCGCGTTGTCGGCCTGTTCAATATGGCCGGCCTCGGCATGCGGGCGTTCAGCGGCATCACCGTGGGCCTCGCCGGTGCCGCGATCGGCATTCACTGGTCGCTCGGCGTGTCGGCTGCCGTGCTGTTGGCGTCTCTGTTCGTCCTGTATCGCCGCGCTGCAAAGAGCGGCTCGTCGTCGAACTAG
- a CDS encoding SDR family oxidoreductase has translation MRIFVTGATGFVGSAVVHELITSGHQVLGLTRSDAGASALAGLGAEAHRGSLEDLESLRDGARRADAVIHTAFNHDFSRFLENCAEDRRAIEAMGAELEGSKRPMLVTSAFGSLAPGRIATEADRPAPDFPRASEAAAAAVAARGVRASAVRLAASTHGDGDHGFVPRLIDIAREKGVAAYVGDGANRWPGVHRLDAARLYRLALEQVVEGGPYHAVADEGVPFKKIAEVIGRRLGVPVISKTHDEAPAHFGWIARFAAMDMPASSARTRAAVGWKPEQPGLIADLDQDNYFA, from the coding sequence TTGCGCATCTTCGTTACCGGCGCGACCGGCTTTGTCGGCTCCGCCGTCGTCCACGAACTCATCACATCGGGCCATCAGGTACTTGGTCTCACCCGCTCCGATGCCGGAGCGAGCGCACTCGCGGGCCTGGGCGCGGAAGCCCATCGCGGCTCGCTCGAAGATCTGGAGAGCCTTCGCGACGGCGCGCGCAGGGCGGACGCTGTCATCCACACCGCCTTCAACCACGACTTCTCGAGATTTCTGGAGAATTGCGCGGAAGACCGGCGTGCGATCGAAGCGATGGGCGCCGAGCTTGAAGGGTCCAAGCGGCCGATGCTGGTGACGTCAGCATTTGGCTCGCTGGCGCCGGGCCGGATCGCGACCGAGGCCGACAGGCCCGCTCCCGATTTCCCGCGCGCCTCCGAGGCCGCGGCCGCTGCCGTTGCGGCACGGGGTGTGCGCGCGTCCGCGGTCCGGCTGGCGGCATCGACCCATGGCGATGGCGATCACGGTTTCGTCCCGCGCCTGATCGATATCGCACGCGAGAAAGGCGTCGCGGCCTATGTCGGTGATGGAGCGAACCGCTGGCCCGGTGTGCACCGGCTCGATGCGGCCCGCCTCTACCGGCTTGCGCTCGAACAGGTCGTCGAGGGCGGCCCCTATCACGCGGTCGCCGACGAAGGCGTGCCGTTCAAAAAGATCGCCGAAGTGATCGGCCGCAGGCTCGGCGTGCCCGTCATTTCCAAAACGCATGACGAGGCACCTGCGCATTTCGGCTGGATCGCGAGATTCGCCGCGATGGACATGCCGGCCTCGAGCGCGCGCACCAGAGCGGCGGTGGGATGGAAGCCGGAGCAGCCGGGGCTCATCGCCGATCTCGATCAGGACAACTATTTCGCCTGA
- a CDS encoding helix-turn-helix transcriptional regulator, producing the protein MTNRISVSVETNNLLGSYLRDRRTRLDPAALGFAVGRRRTPGLRREEVAQRAHISPTWYTWLEQGRSGAPSADVLNRIARALMLTDIEREHLFLLGLGRPPEVRYTATEGVTPRLQRLLDALDASPALIKTATWDVVAWNRAAAAVLTDYGKLPPGQRNILRLIFGDPRVRAAQYDWESVARFVVGAFRADAARAGAVSEVGQLVDELCRLSPEFEALWRDNNVNVYGEGIKRLRHPILGQITLEYSAFAVDGRPDLGMIVYNPVTRSDADRIRSLVTSLPVQP; encoded by the coding sequence ATGACCAACAGGATCAGCGTGAGCGTCGAAACCAACAATCTGCTCGGAAGCTATCTCAGGGATCGCCGCACCCGGCTTGATCCGGCCGCCCTCGGTTTCGCGGTGGGACGCAGACGGACGCCGGGGCTGCGCCGGGAGGAGGTCGCCCAGCGCGCCCACATCAGCCCGACCTGGTACACGTGGCTGGAGCAAGGTCGCAGCGGGGCTCCTTCGGCTGATGTGTTGAACCGGATCGCCCGCGCGCTGATGCTGACCGACATCGAGCGCGAACATCTCTTCCTGCTCGGACTCGGGCGTCCGCCCGAGGTTCGCTACACGGCCACCGAAGGCGTAACGCCTCGCCTGCAGCGCCTGCTTGATGCACTCGATGCCAGTCCTGCCCTGATCAAGACGGCCACCTGGGATGTCGTTGCATGGAATCGCGCGGCTGCTGCGGTCCTGACTGACTACGGCAAGCTTCCTCCGGGCCAGCGCAACATCCTTCGCCTCATCTTCGGCGATCCGCGGGTGCGGGCCGCGCAATATGATTGGGAAAGCGTGGCGCGTTTCGTGGTCGGCGCGTTCAGGGCGGACGCAGCGCGCGCAGGCGCTGTTTCCGAAGTCGGCCAACTCGTCGACGAACTCTGCCGGCTCAGCCCTGAATTCGAAGCCTTGTGGCGCGACAACAACGTCAACGTTTACGGCGAAGGCATCAAGCGCCTCCGCCATCCGATCCTCGGGCAGATCACGCTGGAATATTCGGCGTTCGCCGTCGACGGCCGGCCGGACCTTGGCATGATCGTCTACAATCCGGTCACGCGATCGGATGCCGACCGGATCAGGTCGCTCGTTACATCGCTGCCGGTGCAGCCATGA